Genomic window (Arachis hypogaea cultivar Tifrunner chromosome 13, arahy.Tifrunner.gnm2.J5K5, whole genome shotgun sequence):
tcaaatcaataattcaccaaatcattagttaatcaacaataacattcaaccataattctctccaaattaacataacaacattcaccatccaaaattaaaaactaattatccaataaatttcaaccaaatatattcatcgataaattactaaacattaaacatacacctgcattccaacttatccaatggtcatctagcctaagttttcacagaacattatatattaaatgcaagaaacctaaaccataccttagccgatttccacgtaacgaccaaagctatttattcaaaaccaaaacagcccctcaaaactcaactaatccgcttcctccaagttccagtattcacaatttcaagctccaattatttattttcaacctaatacacattcataatacatatatacccaatttaatactcaaagctcaaatttaatgaaattaaaatagaattatcatatcctcaccttacccaagcttcacataaacaagagtgaacgtttctctcaagctaattggatcctaaaacatcagaaatcaaagaaattcaatattcccacttaaaattcgaaaattgggggaagatgaagctgagagtaaaatagcaagttacctatgaaattgttccggtagaaatgtagagctcgacgcggtgaacgcgtggccgcaaacggtgcggcgatcggagctcgaacgGAGGAGTTACGGGAAATTGAATTTCACGTAAacgaatttctcttcttctcttccctggGAGGCTTGCTGCGTCGCTGAGGGAAATGAAGAGAAAATGAGCCCGTGGCTCTTTTTAATGGGCTGGTCCGGTTGAACCGACAGCCCAGTTCGGGTCCGGTTCAACCGATTCGGTCCTTTCGGTCCAttcttggaccgttttcttcaaaattagtgtcaaaattctcgtttcgatgagctctaccctattttgatataatattcgcatttctaatcctccttattaaaaaataatttattaactaattatctactaatttaaccggggtttacattctacccacctaataaagaattttgccctcaaaattcaaatatagttacctgaaaagagatgtggatagtcctttcgcatatctgattcgagttcccaggtatgttcctcgataccagctcgtctccaagctacttttaccaatgatacttcccttcctcgtaatcgtttaacactggtgtcatcaatcctcaccggaattactgggagtgttagatcttctctcacttggattggttctggttctagaacatgacttgcgtcaggattatacttccgaagctgtgacacatggaacacatcgtgcaaattcgaaaggtatggcggtaaggcaattctataagccactggtccaattcttttcagaatctcaaacggtccaatataacggggattcagtttcttggtcttaatagctcttcccactccagtggttggtgtaactttcaaaaagacatgttctccttcttcgaactccaaaggctttcgcctctggtcagcatagctcttttggcggctttgggctataagcattcgactacgaatcttctttatctgctcagtcgtttcggctatcatctcaggccctaataaactcctttctccagtttcataccaacacaatggagattgacattttctgccatacagagcctcatatggagccattccgatgctcgcatgatagctattattataagcaaactctactaatggcatataccggtcCCAGCTCGccagttggtccaaaacacaagctcttagcatatcttccaaggtctgaatagttctttctgactgaccatctgtctgagggtgatacgcagtactcaagcttaactgagtcccaaatgcacgctgaaaagctccccagaaccttgatgtgaaacgaggatctctgtcAGATATGATAGTAGAAGGCACACCATgcaacctgacaatctctttgatatacattcgagccaattcctccattgtgcaacttattcggataggaagaaagtgagctgattttgtcagtcgatccacaaccacccaaatagcgtcacaaccagatcgggttctaggcaaacctatcacaaaatccattgcgatactctcccatttccattgtggaatctccaaaggctgaagggtccctgatggtctctgatgctcaatcttaaccttctgacacgttaaacatttagatacatgcaatgccacatcattcttcatacctggccaccagaacatcgctttcagatcctgatacattttagtgctccctgggtgaattgaaaacccgctcttgtgagcttccttcaagatacttTGTCGTAGGTCTCCAACATCAGgcacaataatccggttcttgaacctccataaaccaTCCTGACCTTTTGACATTCTCCACTGTTTTCCCTGttcaactgctggtaataccttacgtaacgcttcactatcttgatgagccttcagaagttctgatttaaaatcacttgaaatctgtaactgactcaaacacaaaattccaaattcttctctaactcccaaattcaaaccttgaaatgcctttagtaactcttcctcccgtagcatcatccaagctgcatataaagacttccgactcaaagcgtccgccacaacgttcgcttttcctggatgataattcaattcaaaatcataatctttcagaagctccatccacctcctctgacgcatattcaactctttctgctcaaaaagatacttcaaactcttatggtctgagaaaacatgaaacttaacgccatagaggtagtgcctccaaatctttaaagcaaacacaacagcagcaagttctaaatcatgtgtcgggtagttcatctcatgcggccttaactgccgtgaggcgtatgctacaacattctggtgctgcatcaaAACACACCCCAACCCTTTTAGagatgcatcacaatacacttcaaacgattcacttggttcaggtaataccaatacaggtgcagtagtcaacctgtgcttcaatgcctggaaactctcttcacattccggagtccagataaaaggtgtatccttcctagtcaacttagttaaaggtaaggcgagctgtgaaaatcccttaatgaatctgcgataataccctgccaaacctaagaaactcctgatctctgtcactgaagttggtcgctcccaattcatcactgcttccaccttagcaggatccacagctaccccctgcttactcaccacgtggccaagaaacttcacttcactcttccagaactcacatttagatagcttagcatataacttcctgtctctcagaatttgcagcacagttcgcaaatgatcagcatgttcctcttcagtcttagaataaacaagaatgtcatcaatgaagacaataacaaacttgtccagatacggtcgaaaaatcctgttcatataatccataaatactgccggggcattagttaacccgaaagacatcactgtatactcataatgaccataacgggttctgaaagcagttttcggaatatcctcgtctctaacccttatctgatgatatccggatcgcaggtcaatcttagaaaacacactgGCACCCTGTAgctgatccattagatcatcgattctaggcaacggatatttattcttcacagtgatcttattcaattgccgataatcgacacacagccgcatactcccatccttcttctttaccagtaacactggcgctccccacggagaaacacttggtcggataaaatgcttacccaacagatcttccagttgagctttcagttcagccatttctaaaggcgacatcctataaggagtaattgaaattggaccggatccaggtaccaactcaattgcaaattcaacctctcggttaggtgggaattcattaatatcatccggaaacacatttggaaattcacatacaaccggaatttgctctaaactctgatcatcacctgatactcccgcagttaataacataataccctgacattcggttccagaacagtttactatcatagagttcaaatagtaactattcaccacaaccggtgcttctgacccttctggcataaactgtactgacttctcagaacaatcaagcaaaacatgattcttggataaccaatccaatcccaaaatgagatcaagaccagtcataggcaaacaaatcaaatcatgcacaaattcacgctgttgtactcgaaagggaacttgtggacattctatcctagtcaccatagcttcatgagtagcattatatactttcaaatcataacctaagaccaccattctcaatcttaattcatgggccttttcaaatgcaataaatgaatgacttgctcctgaatcaaataaagcatttaagattttaccagccatttcacaattacctctaataagtgtctcagatccctcagcaccaaTGGTAGAAGTAGTGTATACTCTCCCCGGCTGTTGCaccctaccagtctcatacttcttctcAGGGCAATTACTGGCTATATGCCCGGGATGTCCACAGGAATAGCACACTCCAAGTCCTAATCTACACGGAACTCCAGGATGATATTTTCCACACTTCTGACAATTCAGATCCTgctgtggctgcttcccaaacctttttccttgattAGCAGTAATATTCGGCCTTCTGTAATTACCTTGACCCTGAGTCTGCTGCGAAACAAAACCTCCACGtttgaaattcctacctctcggagcaaagttcctccctgaaggcctctgaaaaggcatcctcaaactccctttctctgctgccgccttcctcacacaatcctcagccaccctactcttattcaccaattcagaaaataccctgatctccattggggcaacgaagctcagaatatcgctccgaagacctccctcatatttaatacacttccattcagcaaaatcttcaggcgcaccttgacagatacgagaaaagcgacataactcctcaaatttgctggtatactcagcaacagtcatttGTCCCTACTTTAactgcattaattcaagttccttggcatttctagctgaattaggaaagtatttcttatagaactctgtccggaaaacctcccaaggaatcgcagcaccatcaggctgcaggatacgtcgtgttccctgccaccaatactgagcttcaccttgcaactgataagtcccaaattcaacccattgctcttcaggaacctgttgtgcctgtaacgccctttccatagcctgaatccaattatctgcatcagttggatttgaggttcccctaaaagtcggagggcgaactttcagaaatgtagcaagtgtcataggaccgtcctcatcattattgttcccatgattaccctgatttatctgattacccagtgcctcagctgttgcctgcatagctgcagccatatttcccaaggcagccataaagtctactggatcagtccctgtgggtacaggagtaacggtgcctgtcctacctctacctcgcccgcgaccgcgtccgcgagtcgacatctggtccctatacacaccaaacaagtgatattaagttgatcagtctcaatatcgcaggtctaatgctttaagttccaaatgcatgctcacaaacgtttatgccatatatatcaatcagatatcctaatagcacataaacacatatacagagaatgcacagaagcacaatcagtccgtctttcaggctctataggaacgaactgctctgataccattaatgtaacaccctaccacacaaagctttacgcttaagtcgtaaaacaaaggtgatgtggtattacgacctctaaaataaaataagtacatataatagcagaagagttataatatgctaggagccttgaaggatagggaaaataaaaatcgcgagataaaagcgcaacgctcaaggaacgagttaacttgcatgctaagaaaactgtaactgtcaaacataagataacagaagtaggaatagagtgccaaagatacaaaatatcaagctcctaactcagcctgcgaagtcaagactggccggagaatatttacacatatatatacatacatatccaaaacccaaaagtacatatacacaatcctgcctctccataaacctctaagaggatcaaaaagaataagtcatgcggagagaaaactaagtacatatatatacatcatagcataacaaaatatcccagtaaccactccgcttcaagagtccagacgcctaacgagatgcctctcgacctgcatctgaaaattaacaacatagtatggaatgagaaccggaggttctcagtatggtaaaggtgccacacacataatatataaggtcctgggaatgccagaggcaatcctagaacgccgacactcagattgtagagcttaaagtattaaacagaagccataaaaggtggtttcctagaaatatttaatcctaacttaacttaaccttaaatctaagtcctatactgccattcctccatacctccaattccatcatgcattttcacagacaaataaacagataaaggcaaacacaagaaagttacaactactgcaggtaacaaatacacatttagcatggcaaatacagataggcacacccaattagagcacaagcaagtaattcaagtaatatgcatatgatgcatgcctgtcctatggctgatgaggctcatctgtcggttatccagccaacccgacaagtctgaattgtccttagactgtcccccgacgtgcatccccaagagtctatgcatagatttttctcaaataatcaatattgctcaatgggggtaacattcccgggaatttatatagtgcccggtcacacttacgtcgtagggtcaacagagtatcgagttttcaacctggtacacgtggtggcaagccacggcacttaatccaaggaatctcgtatctcagattattcaaattcataagccatataaataattcaattataattcatcaacatccacatcattcccaattgcatctcattcatcatcatacattaaacatattcaatccttatccttcattatatcacctcccattccatccatcaatagtttcaattcaaagcataattcattcttttctaagaatcaaacttcaaacttaaaacatactcactatcttaataactcaaaatcaaaccatataacccttaaatctaaatctcttttaaataatcatctaaataaaatctctaattttttataaaatttcggcagcatctcctctaaaactcggactttgccacccttttcgggtccaaacctgctttcttttcaattcaacatacccttcctcatcatcataacaatcaccacaataaatctacttcaaatcaacaattaaactcatacaatattcaaatccaacaaccaaaattcaactaaggatcatagttcacaaatcctaggcttttaacacaaaatacctcattatcacaacaacctccacaatagttatgcctcaaatcaataattcaccaaatcattagttaatcaacaataacattcaaccataattctctccaaattaacataacaacattcaccatccaaaattaaaaactaattatccaataaatttcaaccaaatatattcatcgataaattactaaacattaaacatacacctgcattccaacttatccaatggtcatctagcctaagttttcacagaacattatatattaaatgcaagaaacctaaaccataccttagccgatttccacgtaacgaccaaagctatttattcaaaaccaaaacagcccctcaaaactcaactaatccgcttcctccaagttccagtattcacaatttcaagctccaattatttattttcaacctaatacacattcataatacatatatacccaatttaatactcaaagctcaaatttaatgaaattaaaatagaattatcatatcctcaccttacccaagcttcacataaacaagagtgaacgtttctctcaagctaattggatcctaaaacatcagaaatcaaagaaattcaatattcccacttaaaattcgaaaattgggggaagatgaagctgagagtaaaatagcaagttacctatgaaattgttccggtagaaatgtagagctcgacgcggtgaacgcgtggccgcaaacggtgcggcgatcggagctcgaacgGAGGAGTTACGGGAAATTGAATTTCACGTAAacgaatttctcttcttctcttccctggGAGGCTTGCTGCGTCGCTGAGGGAAATGAAGAGAAAATGAGCCCGTGGCTCTTTTTAATGGGCTGGTCCGGTTGAACCGACAGCCCGGTtcgggtccggttcaaccggttcggtcctttcggtccattcttggaccgttttcttcaaaattagtgtcaaaattctcgtttcgatgagctctaccctattttgatataatattcgcatttctaatcctccttattaaaaaataatttattaactaattatctactaatttaaccggggtttacagtgtgcctagcatccaaacggaaagaaaatatgtggtatatggatagcggatgctctaggcatatgaccggaaagacaaccttcttcataaagcttgatgaatatgatggaggacttgtcacgttcggtgatgatgcaaaaggaaaaatagtggctgttgggaaagttggtaaaaatttttcatcttgtataaatgatgtccttcttgtaaatggcttgaaacataatctgcttagtgttagtcaattgtgtgatttaggttttgaagttatttttaggaagtttgtttgtttagttgtttgtgagaaaactggggatattttatttaaagctaaaagatgcaataatgtgtatggattaactcttgaggacttaaaagaataaaatgtgacatgctttacatctcttgaatatgaaaaatggctatggcatagaaagttgggtcatgcaagcatgtaccaaatttctaagcttgttaagaaaaatctggttagaggaattccaaacatcaaatttgataaggatcttacttgtgatgcttgctaATTGGGCAAATAA
Coding sequences:
- the LOC140178048 gene encoding uncharacterized protein, yielding MSTRGRGRGRGRGRTGTVTPVPTGTDPVDFMAALGNMAAAMQATAEALGNQINQGNHGNNNDEDGPMTLATFLKVRPPTFRGTSNPTDADNWIQAMERALQAQQVPEEQWVEFGTYQLQGEAQYWWQGTRRILQPDGAAIPWEVFRTEFYKKYFPNSARNAKELELMQLK